The following is a genomic window from Puniceicoccus vermicola.
CGATGGATGAAGGAGTGATGATTCGAGCATTTCTATTGTCGGTCGCCACTTCGATTGTGGTTTGGACAATGCGGAAAGTAACAAAGAAGGAGTGGATGCAGGTGGTATCAGCCATCGTTCCTTTTCCATTCTGGATTGTTGGTTTTCAACTGGCCATCCACCAGTAGAAAAGGAACGAAGCTAACCAGTCAGCGTAGGCAACCCGATGAACTCGCCCGTGGAATCGACAATCCATAGAAGTCTGGACCTCGTAGGCCGGGTTGCCTAGCCTCATCGATATGGGAAAGAATTGACGAACCACTTTCGAACGAAGTGACGAGCAACCGAATGGGCGCAGCAAATTCCTCCGATGGGCGCAGATAAGAGAAGAAAGTAGAAAGAGAATGGAACCTGCAATCCGTGGTTCAAGAACCGGGTGGAGTGAGCGGAGAAAATGCGCTTGCGGGATTCGACCCCCAGGGCCAATATCGGAGCCATATCCAGACGGCCTAGGCAACCCAGATTTACTCTTCGTGAAATCGACAACCGACAGAACCCCGATCCCCACAGGCTGGGCCGCCTAGCCTCCACGATATATGAGAAAATGGAAGAAGCCCGAAATATCATCATCTTCATCGGAATCTTCTTCCTGCCGGTAGCCGTAGTTTCCCTGATCCCGCTCTTCATGAAATGGAATCGGAAGAAGGAATGGTTTAAAGAAAAACAGAATCAGAGCTGGAAGCTTCTATCAGCTCTTGCTGTATTTAACTATCTTGGACTAGTCGGGCACTTCATCGCCGAAAGGAATAGTAGCACTCCAAGTATTCTGGCGTTTGACACGCTCCCAGGCTATTTCGTCACAGTGTTCATCGGATTGTCCCTCGTCTTTGGTTGGGTTTTGACATACACGAAGGAAAGAAACGCGTTTTCACTAGTCTACGCCCCAATCCACCTAGCTTGTCTTTGGTTGACCAACTACTTGATGCTCACGATTGTCAGCTATGGTTACGCTTGAAAAAATGGATATATCCAGTCACACCTATCAACTCCTTTCGCGCTCCGCGCTTCAGTCGCGATAGTGCTCTACGTTAGCAAAAAAAATGAAATCGATTCCACATTGGTTGCGTATTTGGATTCAATCCGCACTTATCGGGGAAATCTACCCTTCGATTCGAGCAATAGCGGTTAAGTTCACAGATTCAAAAGAATTCACACTGCGCTACTATCTAGAAAAAGAACCTACAGATTTTGATCGAGAATCGTGCTCAATGGTGATGACAGAAATCTTGGCAAATACATCCTCAAAAGAAGAAATAAAAAAAGTGAAAGAAGAATGTTTTTTCTCAGATAAGCTACTTCGTGATATCGATGTATTAGATGGTTTGGTTTTTGCTCGGAGAGAATATGAAATTGAAAAATAAATACGCTAACAAGGCGAGCGAGAGGAATGCCGAGATCGCTCCGCTCACTCAGCATCCCTCCTCTTGACGTT
Proteins encoded in this region:
- a CDS encoding colicin — translated: MKSIPHWLRIWIQSALIGEIYPSIRAIAVKFTDSKEFTLRYYLEKEPTDFDRESCSMVMTEILANTSSKEEIKKVKEECFFSDKLLRDIDVLDGLVFARREYEIEK